The genomic DNA AGTTTAAATCTAGCTGTGTGAACCACAACATTAACCCCTTACGTGACTGTAACACTGTTAAATTATGTACTGTAACAACGACACTGCTCATGCAGAGTCCCTGCATGTCATTTAATATGTCGAGGAGGGCGACCTCGGCTTTCTGTGTCGAGGAGGCAGTCTCTGCTTTGCTCAGTACTTTTCCACTGACTGAGTTACCAGGCTGCACATGTGTTTGCGTGTTAAGTGCCTTAGTGAAAAAAATTACTCTACCTTATCAGCCGACCAGCAGAAGTAgccaaaaagaaacacacacacacacacacacacacacacacacacacacacacacacacacacacacacacacacacacacacacacacacacacacaaaaggcaCATGTAACGCTTTGAGGAAGCCTTGAACTTTTGGAGAagagagaggatttactggacgGATTAGAGAGTCACACAGCCCTTTTTGAGCAGCAGTTAGTCATGTGTATCTGTTATGTGGGGACACGTCTGGCACCTCCAAAGTGTGCTTGACATAGGTCCTACATAATCTGAAGCAAAGACGGAGACCGGGCAAAGGGTGTGTTGATCCTTCATTCCTCTgaacagttcagttcagttcagtttatttgcCATTTGCAGTATAAAACCACATTGGAAAGAGGTGCAAGAAGCTCAAAGTGCACTGTCAACATCTAAAGACAACAAATACAGAAGACAATAGGACAGTAAAAAGAATAGAGATCAGATGCCACATAAAATACTTAAGAATAAAGTACTAAGAGCCAAAAAATAGttcataagaaaataaaaaaccatGTTAGAATCAAGGTGCAAGGTGTagcattttcttgcaatattttGAGGATCTTTTGGGaatgttgttgagggaacacactACTGAACATTCtaacacaaaacagtcacaacAATCCATAACAGCAAAGGAAAGActttctcaatgcaacattcagcaaataatataaaaataataaaatataaaatacatttttatataaaaagaatattttaaagatGTCCTTAGACTTAATTCTGCCTATTAATAAGAACATTCTTAGAACTCAGAAAGAAGAACTTCCTGCTGAAAACATTACTAGAACTCCGCAAAGCCTTCTGAGAATGTTTTtcaaaccacaacaacaaaaaaaatcagtcctTCGCTATTTTGtaacttatttatgtatttttttttagctagaATAAGTCTATTTAGTCCCATAAAAATTCGCTAGAGATCAAACCTTGGTGTGGCTATGAATCATTTGGGTTTAACTGTAAGAGATTTTCCGAGAATCTCCCTTCTTCCACATTTGCCGATCAGTCACATAATTTGCTCAAAAGGTTTTACTATTTGTTTTCTAGAGATTGTGTATCGCTCCACCTATAAGCAAACAGAAGtttgtaaagaaaaattatAGAAAACTATAATGCCACTCCCCCAATACACTCACTAcacatacacattcacacacatgcaacacacCTCTGTTTATAAGACTGGCCCTGGTAGAGCTGAGCTGTTTGTTGATGATACACCATAATGATAAGAGCTTATCTGGACAGAACTATAAAACCACCCAGGCTTGTGCAAATGTATCTCTTCCTGTGTGAGGCATGTTTCCAGTCAGTGACGATGTTTAAGACTGCACAACTTAAGGAGTTTGCGCACCAAATCCACATCGTGTCGCATCTCCATCACTTGAAAGTGTCATTTAAAGTTTAGGAAATGCAGCTATGACAAACTCAGAAACACTTTTGTTAAATTTCTGGCAAAGATTTGTTGTCAAGATTATTATCGTACTTCTGAGAACATGACAGAAAAGATCATTTCACAAGCACGTTGAAAAGATGCAAGATCTACAGTCGAGAGCAAAAGTTTACagacacttgtaaagaccatgtggAACAGAAACATTGAAGCACATGCTTCTTtgttacaaacaaaaaaacaaccatgcattttgattctttcatagatttattatagatcttctggaaatatgacaaaatttgCTGTTTCTGCAAACAGTTGTTTGGACAGATGATTTTGGGGATCTGCAGCTGCTGGgaagtgactttcctgacttaTTTAATTCAATGATTTACTTTTTTTCATATCTTTCCTTAGCTCGTCAGACTTTCCCATTGTAGTGTTTGCGTCTGAGTCTACCGAGTGGATCAAATGGGCTCTCCTGAaagaggagtcaccagctgcAGTCAACTGTAATCACTTAGAAGAAGGTAAGACGTCATGCCACtgagaaaatttgattaacacaactATATTCATCACCAAACCTGAAAactcaagttgctgtatgtgtTATCCAGcacattttgtcttatttccagaagacctacaATAAATCTGTGAACAAAAATGCATAATTGTTTTTGTATTAAAGGCACATGGGTTTCAGTGATTTCATCATTAATAGAAAAATCTGAGCTATAGGAAAGTTATTGGAAACTCAAAACTGCAATGATATACACAACCTTTACAactgtatgtaaacttttgttcaacTATGTCTTGTGATGCCCAGTTTGATACATCGTATGTTGAAGTAAATGCTTTAAATCACCTCTTGGAGCATTTTGTTTCTGCTCTTACCTTTAACTCTGTCTACGTTCAGTGAGTGGTTGTATTGTGGACCtgttaaacaaaagaaagaccCACAACCTCAGGCACCTTTAGGTTAACAGTTagctttaaataaaattgaatttggGGTGTTTGCAGAGGTAAAAAGGAGCTACAGCTGTGTCTAATCAAAGTATGGATAGCTGAACTCCAGAAATGGAATCCAGAAGTGTTGTTATGTATGGAGGTGAGCCCAGTTATATCTAACTAGGACTGCTATACCTCCACCTCCTGCACCAGTTCTGCCAAAGACGTGATGTTCTATTTTGGCAGAATTAGTCTGAGATGCCAAAAGACGGCATGCCTGATTGCTGCCCAGTTTGTAGTGCACCAAGGAAACAATGAAAGGGAAGTATCACAGGAAGTAAGCCATGATTCATGGGCACCttcttttggaggttttcttgGCAACTAGGGAAAGACTTCAGGGTAGACCCAGAAtttgctggagggattacatatctcatctggcctgggaatacAATGGGATCCCCAAGGAGAAACCGAAAAATGCTGTTGAGAAGAGGAATGTCTGTATTGCCCTGCTTAGCCTTCCTCTACCACCATAAGTGGATgaggatggacggatggacggatggatggatggatggatggatggatacttaAAAGGCATAGGTGCATTTCAGGCTACAATACAGCTGTACTTACTTTACTTTGTTAttgatatattttaaaatagaatACAATGATATACATTATTCTGACAATTCCATATTTCTAAATAAGTGCCTTTACTTTGGGTGATGTCAGTATATTctaatgcaaatattttcatacTTGGGTTAAAATTTAAATGCATGACTCATGCTTGTTACTTTCACTGAAGAACAAAATGTGATTACATCTTTAAAACACGACATTTCGCAACAGGCTTATCCTGTGAACAGTAATATTGCTCAGTTTGCTTTTATGTAAATCCATATGGTTCCATATGACATTCCAAGTTGGTGATGACAAGATGAACTCTGGATTCCTTTAGGATTACCTGTGATGTAAGGTACCTGGCATGTCATCACAGACTTGTTGGATTTGTACTGCCttcaaaaaactgtcaaaccttTCAATATATTACATCAATATAATCTCTTACTCTAAATAATGACAAGAACAGAGTTGTCAGAAAGGATTTTCAAATCTCGTTCTGGTGACTCATTTTATGCCTGGGGCCAAAATATACATGGGTGTGATCCAGGCAGTCAGTCACTGTGTTACATGATGTTGTCATGTACAGTTTATCTTTTATTTGAATGAAGACAGCGATGGGATTATCACTAAACCCTTCCATGAATTAGTCTCATAAATTAATGTCAATGCCTTTGATGTCGGGAGTCTTAACTTTTCATAAAGACTGTATAATCTCACCTCTGTGAAACGATGAGACGCTTAGAAAAAAATTGAGAACATTTCACAACCACATCTCAGTTGCTTTTCACCTTTATTCCTGACTTCTGCCCTTGCAGCATTACTTGAAaagcacacacatgcgcacgcaAAGACACAACTACGCAAAATATATGGGCAATATTATCTTAACATATCTATTTTGGCTTCTGTTGGCTATAGATGACTACAGTTAGCTCCTGGTTGCTCCCATTAACTTCTTTGGactcatttttaactcctgttAGCTTAAGTTTTCTCTTGTTAACTAACtggagataaaataaaattctaggAGCTTACAGGAGAGCAGTAGCTAGAAGGAACCGACAGGAAGTAACAGAAGCCATCAAGAGCTGATGGGTAACAACAGAAGCTAAAAGGAGCTAACAAGAGTTAACAGGAGAAAGGGGCAGTATTGTGTTGTAAAGAAAATGTTCCTTCACTGTCAGCAGAAGATGATTAAGTATTTCTAATTTAGCTGTTACCTTTGCAAGGTCAGTTAGCATCTAACTTTAAATGCTTAGTTGCTAACTTCAGTGTCTGTGATGTctggaaaataaaaacctgGAAGAGCACAAACTCAGGTCAGAGAAATTTTATATCTTTGCTGTCACTTCCCAACGAAGGaatccaaaaacagaaaaacaaaatatatgtaatataaGCGGCATTTCGTCCTATTTAATACGTACGGATAGCGATTGGCGACATGGCCGGTTAGCTCAGTTGGTTAGAGCGTGGTGCTAATAACGCCAAGGTCGCGGGTTCGATCCCCGTACGGGCCACTGTTCGTTTTATTTTGATCCTTATTTGTCCCTATAGTTGAATTGACCAGATAAATGTAAGTTTATAAAGTAAACGATAGCACAACACAAACTGATGAGGAAAACTACGTATATCTCTACATATGGAGAGTAATACTTCATATAGTTTTTCAGCCTACGTTCCTCAAGTACATATAAAACACGTTAACCTTCGAACACCAAATATCGTCACACCAACAGTGAACTAGGAACAGCATTAGGTATACTACATAGGCCAAACCACTTAAGCTACGTAACAGTGGTGGTTCCATGGTGTAATGGTTAGCACTCTGGACTCTGAATCCAGCGATCCGAGTTCAAATCTCGGTGGaacctgactttttttttttttttctcccttcttGACATACATACTTACTACATACATACTTACATACTTAttgttacatatttattttcctgcattctggttaAATTTATGGCACCATTTTCAGGAATATATTGCAATAGCTTGTAAGCTCTTCAGTATCACGTGTTTAGTTCTATATTATAAAACTGTGGCCTTTACTAGCTTCTATGTGATTCAGCCTGAAAGGCAGGCCTGGTGAGGAGGCCTGATCAGAGAGCTTATATATACAAGATTGATTCCAGGTGTGAGCTTTTCTCACTTAACTGCAGCAGAACTCTGGAGTCTGGACTCACAACAGTTGTTCGGGTGAAAACGTGAGTTCCCTTGTTCACAGTACATTAGTTGGCAGCTCTTTATTGCTTGAGTCAGAGTGAATACAGTTGTTGTATTTAGTGTTAAACCTGATCAGAAACATAGTAAAGGTAGAGATTTGCTGCCATTGTATAAAGCTGATTGGAAGGTGATAATGTATTGTGCAGACACATGGTAAATAGTTGATTGTTTACATATAAAACCAGCATCAGTTGGTGCCAGCCTCCAGTGCACAGCATGCTTACATCTACGCTTACAAAATATATCCCCTTTGCGCCCCGCAAGTCGTGTCCAtttccacagtgtaagctgatccgttccaaccccacagtgtttggaatagGATCCCCATCTACCAAGCATGATATCCTGGTTTTCCTAGCTGGAATTCTGAATagatggctggttttattcctttgggaatcaagagaaagaaagacctgaCTGGCTTCATATGCAGCCAAAAAAGGCACTGCAACTGGTCAATGTTGACGCCTGTCCTACACTTGTGGTGTTTCACCTTCTTAGAGTCCTAAATCGGCAGTATCTTAGAGACTTCTGTTCATGTTGAAAACTTTCTGCACATTCAAAacatcacagttttgttttaagcTTCTTAAGAATCATGTCAGTCTCAACTAAAAACTGACAGACAACAATACAGCAAATTTAGACCAGAACTGATAAAATATTAATCACATCTTTTATCGAATTAAAACTTTTTGAACACTTCTAAATATTTCTAGAAACTAAAACAGggttaacattaaaaaaaaaaatcatgtgtcTCATAACTTTCTTAGCTTTGAGACTTTTGGAGAAAAAAGGCCTTAATGTGGTTGTGACATTAATTCATTGTGCCTGAATTGAGTATTTTCccttccatatatatatatatatatatatatacacacacacacacacacacacacacacacacacacacacacacacacacacacacacacacacaatcttaATTTGAGGCAGATACAAATGATCttaaaaaaggcacaaatttGGGTGTGAAAATTCACAAGAAAGCAGGacattgtgttttattcacAAAACTTTGTGGGGAATGTTGACCCTACTCAATGCCATTgtcaaattgtgtaatttttatacCAAATATTCAAACACCACACACAGTTTACAAAAAGTATCTTCCTTTTTAATTGGATTCACAATTTGCATTACagatctcatttttttcttgcaaaaaaaacaaaactgttaaaatacattCTCTGTACATTTGCAAGCACCATCTGTGTCAGAGTCTAACAAGaactcattttgtttctgtcccGCAGTTACAGAGTCATCGTTCAAATTCTCAGCAGGTAAGAATTGCTTAATTCACTGAAGACTATCATTTATtggagccagaaactgtaacaaACAACCAATcaagcaacagtcagtgaagtAAGCATGTATGATATATACTTTCTTTAGAAGATCAGCCAAATCAAGCCAGGTccaaaaatcataatatttaatcaaaatcactttattctgcacgtttctttaaaaaaaaatggcaatagCTGATGTATGGTTTGTGTAGGAGACAATTTTGggtctttctccttcttcatggttgtcctgtttccatagaggtgctggacttcatattgcagtaaaaaaaaataagcccacggtgagtaaaaatgcaacagtACCAGAAAACTGCTTGGGGTTGAGAGGGTTAAAGCAGGACAGTGTTCATCATGAAAGGCTGTTGCTGGTGCTGCAGGGAGGTCagacaaaatcactttttctgccttttctggGATgttgctgccccctgctggtgaGAACCAGAGCCTGTATTTCTGAGAGGGGAAAGATTCAATGTCAAGAATACAATCATCTCTAAAGTGTGCAAACCTCACACAATACAATCTCCTGCACTTACTCTGCTTTGCCTGGTATCTCTGGATGAAGTATGACcacctcctcttcttcactgTCTGATATCTCAACCACATCTCCTGTTAGGTGAAATAAATTCCCAGttcatgcatgttttaaaacaCCTTTCACCTGTATAAATTTTACatcaacttttaaaaaacaattaaataaccTGCTCCTCTGTCCTCCATTTCATGCTGATCCTCCTCCATCTTTGCTACTGTCTCCTTCTGCTCTTcaccatcctcctcttcatcctcttcatcttcctcctccagtcCCCAGGTGTTCTGCTGCCCCACCTGCCCGACACCTGGGACTGGCACCACAGGGGACGAAACCCTGTCGTGTTCAGTTAAGGAAGCTGAAAGTCAGAAttaaaaaagaacacattttctCTGTCATCATTCAGTTTAGGATACGCCGGAGGCGGGGCTTCGGCTTTCTGGATGATGTCATTGGCTCTTTCCGTCACGTCTTTCATCTCCATGGGAGTCTCTTCGGTTTTCAGAGCCGTGATTCGCTCCTGAGGCATCGACTCGGCAAAACCACATCTCCCACCTGCCTTCCTGGaggatttaaaatgcaacacgtTTTATTTGCCTGTTAAACTGCTCCAGGTGTGGTGCTGTGGATGCTTTACTGCTCACCTGGCCGCCTTGTCGTTCAGCAGCGCTTTACTGATGAGCTCCGTGATTTCAGACACTTTGACGCTCGCAATTTTACTGCATCTCATTACCtttagaaacacagaaaaaagagaagttCATTATGATAATTAATTCAGTAACTTTTGTTTTACTGGGCCTGAGCTACTATTGTTTCCTGGaaattttaaccctctgaactccaggcAGTTTTTGTTGCGAtcgcatttttactcactgtgggctcatttctgtctgcaatataaagtaacaaagaaagaaagaaacagaacaaccaagaagagggaaaacaacccagaaatgtatttttagggGAGGACACTGTCATAATGCCATgaagtattaaaaaataaaaactacaattcTACTAtatcatttagcagacacttttatccaaagcgacgtctatctgagagtagatataacacaagcaaggatctagtcaggagaaaacaacctgaataAATGCTGTGAAACTATTTcttaaattatttgttttacttttaaaaaatgaaatcagcaTGTGACCACAAGTGttacaaaactgggaaaaaatggGATCTCTACATACCATAGatattttaccatttacattttttaaccctcctgttgtcttcccTTATGGgcacacaaaaaatattgtttctttgtctgaaaaaaaatccaaaaattcagcaaaaaacattccccaaatttctaaaaatttgcaaaaccttcaggaaaaaaattccaataattccttaaaagtttcccttaaaagttttatttaaaaaaaaataaataaattttaaaaaaaaatcccccaaatttggcaagaaaattcttggaaatattttcaaaaaatgagtaaaaatcttccaaaaaaaatcctaaaaatatctgaagtgattgcatatatatcagtaaaatttctaatattttctttaagaacatttacaaaaaaatctaccaaaatccagtgaaatttgctggattttggttgtttttttttgtgaacattcttaaggaacattttaacatttcctttttttccaccaaaaaaatttcaaagatttcccaaaaatgttgaaaatgtgaacatcagaagtttcaaatatatattttttccccacattttcaaactttaaaacgggtcagttttgacccgcaggacgacatgagggttaaaattgTTTCTATTCTTGttttctatctgctctgtggaCACAGTCAGCAGTGAAGCTGAGAAGTCacagattttttgtcatgtgactaactgttgcagctgagtcactaattaCTTCATGGCTGCATCCAGTGATGCAGAATTTCTTGTttattacagaatctggtttgttAAAAGCAATTTATTTGTGTCAACATTTCACATGAAACTTGCCTCACATTTGCTgcgtaaacacagcctgcagttcagctgagaatgggacactaatggcttcacagttatGCCAAGAAGTGtggaatttttcattttttattctagttagagcaaacactttatttttggcaaacttTTAAAAGAGACATGTTGTGTAAACTAATTTTAAGCTTGGCTTTTTTAAGCTAAGTCACAGCTGAGAAGTTCAAGACAGTTGAtaattcagtgattttttttcagtttttacagtttctcatAACATGCCACTGGTTGGTTTTGGGCTTTAGAGGGTTAAACTGTGTAACTATAATGAAGTTGATAATATCTAAAATATAACTGTGCTCTCACCTGCTCTTTGAGCAGCATGATGCCGCCGCTGGACTGGATGGAGCagatttctctgtgtttgttcatGGCGATCATCAGTAATCCGTCCATCACTCGCTCTTCTCGCTCACACGGGTCCACCAGCAGGTAAGTCCTGCAGACACAACATGACGATGGACAATATTCACATAACTGCTGTCAGATACTAGATCCACCTGAATGACTTGAGTGGACCGTGATCAATTTGGATTGTCATTAGAATTGTTTCGGTTACACTAACAGAATGTcatgtttcagtcactatttccaCCACCGGCACCTCCTCCTTCTGCTGTGGCTGAACAGTTCATTTGTAAGGTGCTTAACTTCTAATATGAGCATCTATGGGTATTATCATTATGGATTTAggtgtaaaaactaaaaatgaaatgaaaaaggagAGTCCAATAACCTGGTGGAGGCAATTAATTGgatttgcagcaaaaatatGGCTTTCAAAAGTGCTAATACCACTAATCTACAACTAACAGAggcataaaatgaacaaaaaagacaaatcattatttacaattattaGCATGACAATTAATCATCATCTTGAGTTTTATGATCGTGACAGCCTGAGAATTACACAAAATCCTCACAGAAACTAAACTTAGTTAACTGTTAACGAGACTGTTATTGTGTTAAATTAGTCCTGTGTTGCCTGTATGTTACAAGatatgctaacgttagctttggTTCAAAAACCTTGTTCAGTGTTTGATTTAGGTATGTGCACATTTATACTTCcaaactaaaaagaaaagttgCTGCAGTGACTCCAGGAACAataattctaaaatgtaaaaacagcacaAGCTAAACTAAAAACAGAATTCAAGCATTTTTGGTCTAGAAAATCCATCTTACCCTTGTTGGAAGAAGGAGAAGCTGACACTGATGGGCATGTGGTAGATGCTCAGAGGGATGGGGTCTCTCTCCTCTGGACTGTACTGAGGAGATAAATGCAACATTACAGTCAGTATACGAGCTAGTAGAGTTAAAAGTCCAGCCAGTGTGCGAGAAAAATCCATGAGTGTTTCCCcagaagcagctgctgcagactcaCCACTGTCACTTCCTCTCCCTGGATGCCGACGTCGGGGCGTCTGAAGTGGCACAGAGCGGTGATGGCGGCGATGCTGGAGGCGTCCATCAGGTTCCCGTCGTtattcagcatgtgaatgtccaCTCTGATCTGCCACACCTgatctctcacacacacgcacacgcacgcacgcacacacacacacacacacacacacacacacacaccagcgtCGTCAGAATGGAGAAGTTTCCTCTCTGTTTGAATTGgaagtgtgtatttgtgtgcactACCGTTTTTCCCGACACCACACACAGGGACTCTGTATCGATGCACTTGGAGTTTCTCAGGCATCTTTCCAGCTGTCGGTTGAGTTTCACTGACAGCTCAGACTGtctgcagagaaagaaaacCAGGCAGGTATTGAATTAGCTGTGCAGTACTGAAGATAATGAAATGTATGTACTGCACAGTGAGAATGGACAAGGcgagatgctgaatgctgcaaatacaatttaaaaatccacgCTACAGTGAGACCGCGAAAAGTGAACCGTAATATGGCGAGGGACCTGTATAGGTAAACTAaaatagaaatctttaaaaaaaaaaaaaaaaaatgaagctgctACAAGTCCCATCTCTGAGCCATATTAAGAAAATTAACTATTCTACAATGTCCTTGACCCACttccagcaggttttttttcacGTTAAATTTCAGGCTCTGATTGAACAGCAGTATCTTCTGAACTAATATAggtaaaagcctgaaattttcactgttatccATCAGAAATAGGGCTGATTGGTTTAGGCTATGGCATGTTTCCAGAAGAAATGAGGTACGCATAATGTGTCCGATGTAAACATGATCACTTTCTTACCTTCCCTGTTCGAACGCCGGTGAGGCCATCGGCGACAGTTCGATGTTGAAGAACATGATTCCCTCGTTGGGTCGGTTCTCTTTAGGAGCCACCAGCTCACACGACACCTGAGCCATGACCCTGCAGAGCATTAAATACGTGAATGAGCGTACTGAGGTGAATTCCACAGGTAGAGCTCAATTTGACAGGTTTTCTTTGTGCTGCACCATTAACAGATGAATAATTAATTTAAGGATTGTCTAAACTGCAAAAGGGCCATGTGTTATAATCAGATCACTGGAGCTGCAGTTATTtttgatgaaagaaaaaatgtatcaCAACATACTATAATAAATGAAGTGCTGAGTTGCTATAGAGATGCGCCAGCCTACAAATGATATTCTCCAGACACAAGGTTGCATTACGGTTTGATACACACTATATTTttgtcagtggaaaaacaacCACTTCCTCTAAAATTGTGATTCCTAGCATACgatctgtaaaaataattgcaataagatttttttctctttgtatcATGTTCAGAGTaaatttaaaggtcccatattgtgcttcttttcaacaaattaaagtTAGTCTGAAATGTTTCCAGAATGTGCTTTTCA from Amphiprion ocellaris isolate individual 3 ecotype Okinawa chromosome 4, ASM2253959v1, whole genome shotgun sequence includes the following:
- the exosc9 gene encoding exosome complex component RRP45; protein product: MKDTPLSNCERDFLLRAIEEKKRLDGRQTYDYRRIKITFGTDYGCCFVDLGKTRVMAQVSCELVAPKENRPNEGIMFFNIELSPMASPAFEQGRQSELSVKLNRQLERCLRNSKCIDTESLCVVSGKTVWQIRVDIHMLNNDGNLMDASSIAAITALCHFRRPDVGIQGEEVTVYSPEERDPIPLSIYHMPISVSFSFFQQGTYLLVDPCEREERVMDGLLMIAMNKHREICSIQSSGGIMLLKEQVMRCSKIASVKVSEITELISKALLNDKAARKAGGRCGFAESMPQERITALKTEETPMEMKDVTERANDIIQKAEAPPPAVSSPVVPVPGVGQVGQQNTWGLEEEDEEDEEEDGEEQKETVAKMEEDQHEMEDRGAGDVVEISDSEEEEVVILHPEIPGKAENTGSGSHQQGAATSQKRQKK